In Palleronia sp. LCG004, a single window of DNA contains:
- the kduD gene encoding 2-dehydro-3-deoxy-D-gluconate 5-dehydrogenase KduD, whose amino-acid sequence MNARFTLDGRRAFVTGANTGIGQAIAVDLARSGAHVVCAGRSSCDETVATITGEGGSAEAFEMDLADPAEGAARLEQAGDLDILVNNAGIIRREDSVDFTEADWDAVIDVNLKAVFLLCQRFAKGRIASGGGGRIVNIASLLSFQGGIRVPSYTASKHGVVGLTKVLANEWAGQGINVNAVAPGYVATNNTEALRDDPDRSKEILGRIPAGRWGQPEDIAGAVTFLCMPAADYVTGTVLSVDGGWLAR is encoded by the coding sequence ATGAACGCGCGGTTCACCCTCGACGGGCGTCGCGCCTTCGTCACGGGGGCCAATACCGGGATCGGTCAGGCCATCGCGGTGGATCTGGCCCGTTCGGGCGCGCATGTGGTCTGCGCCGGACGGTCGTCCTGCGACGAGACGGTCGCGACGATCACGGGCGAGGGGGGGTCGGCCGAGGCGTTCGAGATGGACCTCGCCGATCCGGCCGAAGGGGCCGCGCGGCTGGAGCAGGCGGGCGATCTGGATATCCTGGTCAACAATGCGGGGATCATCCGCCGCGAGGACAGTGTCGATTTCACCGAGGCCGACTGGGACGCGGTGATCGATGTGAACCTCAAGGCCGTCTTCCTGCTTTGCCAGCGTTTCGCGAAGGGGCGCATCGCGTCCGGCGGGGGCGGTCGGATCGTCAACATCGCCTCGCTCCTGTCGTTCCAGGGGGGCATCCGTGTGCCGTCCTACACCGCGTCGAAGCATGGCGTGGTGGGGCTGACCAAGGTGCTCGCCAACGAATGGGCCGGACAGGGGATCAACGTGAACGCGGTGGCACCCGGCTATGTCGCGACCAACAATACCGAGGCGCTGCGCGACGATCCCGACCGCTCGAAGGAGATCCTGGGCCGGATCCCCGCGGGACGCTGGGGCCAGCCCGAGGATATCGCGGGCGCGGTCACGTTCCTCTGCAT